A genomic window from Gracilinanus agilis isolate LMUSP501 chromosome X, AgileGrace, whole genome shotgun sequence includes:
- the NEXMIF gene encoding neurite extension and migration factor has protein sequence MDDQQDKESASEDGGTRLINGMKENGSNDQDLMVKLAASTLQTLTLTPKETLVSTRGLLPLTSKKPCLPSPPSPLRLIDAPEHSSNDSSVHAIALTSGVTKGLNTWSLPGDCEKAPLSIMEPGGMSALTGDCLMQPSRTCLGCFIESKDGIDAEPGISLKPGDINRDYDTCSVSDIGIHCMNTGETMRYGDELLSDQLLGFPLHKSRAGDKRDTEKSDSDSEDPTQKNYYEGLLLDKCNGEETLLSNTNQEWGYFESFISESKIELLDLCSKNELSVNLFSEEDVDNYMFDDDDSTLGSDVCSLKIRYESFQDNVRDKTNVLQDDAQFNFFPSVFTSCSKREAKGGGLKRSGDSSQFKVPVESIIWGEEEEEEEEKKKRDLEAEVQNKGAEEEKELGRASTVSKPCKGSDAVKYVNSKRNPFLDSANSAEDSGELSDDSSCTESSYDALKEIKDCSRYLTRDSHSGSSSSTTTIQQNYGLRAKRKVRYSEDYLYDVDSIDSERMCEKKEWQPDGQKEEDDDEWCPKKRRKVSRKEPPVIIKYIIINRFKGEKHMLVKLSKVDASEMTVTLSEDLLHKYARLAPLKGFWQEKQQSRLHSLRSTLCHKKNFHPNGLEAPFPTPPRKRKCKLANRHRIQRIQAIEQSANKQGSFSCEQKQGSGSKEDACQKGTLHSGARAASSSASEVHFKDVAGPDSVKNRSQDREFRKGPERKVLHRIKFKSEARLKSKKNKAGQENGKAATQPALEGQEAGSSLKENIRRAPESSHRSHCREDNTAKNSLFLPATCSPDTPLPSANIATNVPVIPGGYLQTLLDASDLSNTTAISYFTHHPPGQHSAALAQPEKAFTSLQTGQSCVLSPPSESELQHSPHPLKMNASPFGSVWSIKAMTSPQDFVASAPGETARDLSGKFGGSETIPAAGNLSAAMYSPMGSSKHPYHAKYMQDNQLPSDDAYQPCHFNNAEGCFPFQRGTLNTDNGRLISFDSVGSLSVSSSNYSSLSLKSCEKEGDEDINDDFLAHCSPKLVIQQSIDEISPLKESTDLLDISNFTPDKFRHSSLSEMSPPDTPSLSPQITGSENGKTLGVLKVFPEGTPATLGNGEKVKWDCGSLSHQDETGDGFTLCNHQFQFHMFNDEDSVGLLQKNPCLSTFNEPSGQISTNSKVSKSKKKSSPSKSGATNQSSSPKGTRKKASKANNKGIEKSPGKASRQTPKSTRKGKYAAAVANGEKTQVGIIRGGGQLNSAATGKLLAGCVHHGGPTGPVKMTGHKEFSGEWAMGKDNGTSWTDVGMTNANNLLDDDQREFEEPSNILSNIASGMADVQRFMMASMEPLWSPVGHHGVPNTYRSPESNSLKLKTLKILAGTPQESKKKANGGSPGTSKNHRLPKSSSRSSGKAGVGDPGRTNAVGYNSDIHSPFLDKNYSNLSTLGNNGPTHKKLYRHKSSSKTLRDENCKGKRQEREAAPRDSAGTSTLEKLR, from the exons ATGGATGACCAACAAGATAAGGAATCTGCCTCAGAGGACGGAGGAACCAGACTGATTAATGGGATGAAAGAAAATG GCTCAAATGACCAGGATTTGATGGTGAAGCTGGCAGCGTCGACATTGCAGACCCTGACGTTGACACCCAAAGAGACTCTGGTGTCTACCCGGGGCCTTCTGCCTCTAACTTCCAAGAAGCCCTGCCTACCAAGTCCTCCATCGCCCCTGAGGCTGATCGATGCACCCGAGCATTCTTCTAATGACTCCTCTGTGCATGCCATTGCCCTGACATCTGGTGTAACCAAGGGCTTGAACACATGGTCATTGCCAGGGGACTGTGAGAAAGCTCCACTCTCCATCATGGAACCCGGAGGTATGTCGGCCCTTACTGGTGACTGCCTTATGCAGCCAAGTCGGACTTGCCTAGGCTGCTTCATTGAATCCAAGGATGGAATCGATGCAGAACCAGGTATCAGCTTGAAACCGGGTGATATAAATAGGGATTATGATACCTGTTCTGTCTCTGATATAGGGATTCATTGTATGAACACAGGAGAAACCATGAGATATGGGGATGAGCTGCTCTCTGACCAGCTCCTAGGCTTCCCTCTTCATAAATCTAGGGCAGGAGacaaaagagacacagagaaatctGACAGCGACTCAGAGGACCCCACTCAGAAAAATTATTATGAGGGATTGCTATTAGATAAATGCAACGGGGAGGAAACTCTGCTTTCAAATACTAATCAGGAATGGGGCTACTTTGAGTCTTTCATTAGTGAGAGCAAGATTGAGCTGCTTGACCTCTGCTCAAAAAATGAGCTGTCAGTCAACCTGTTTTCAGAGGAGGACGTAGACAACTATATGTTTGATGATGACGACTCAACTCTAGGCAGCGATGTCTGCTCCCTGAAGATCCGATACGAATCCTTCCAGGACAATGTGCGAGACAAGACCAACGTCCTACAGGACGATGCCCAGTTCAACTTTTTCCCCAGTGTTTTCACCAGCTGCTCCAAGCGGGAGGCAAAAGGTGGGGGCCTGAAGCGGAGTGGAGACTCTTCCCAGTTCAAAGTCCCTGTGGAGAGTATCAtctggggggaggaggaagaggaggaagaggagaagaaaaagagagacctGGAAGCTGAAGTCCAGAACAAGGGGGcggaagaagaaaaggagctgGGAAGGGCATCCACCGTAAGCAAACCATGCAAGGGCTCTGATGCAGTCAAGTATGTGAATTCCAAGCGGAACCCCTTTCTTGACTCTGCCAACTCTGCCGAGGACTCTGGGGAGCTGAGCGATGACAGTTCCTGCACCGAATCCTCATATGATGCCTTGAAAGAGATAAAGGATTGTAGCCGCTATCTTACTCGCGATTCTCATTCTGGCTCCTCttcctccaccaccaccatccaGCAGAACTATGGACTGAGGGCCAAAAGGAAAGTCCGATACAGTGAAGACTATCTATACGATGTTGACTCCATAGACAGCGAGAGGATGTGTGAGAAGAAGGAGTGGCAGCCAGATGGGCAGAAGGAGGAGGACGATGATGAGTGGTGCCCCAAGAAGAGGCGGAAAGTATCCCGCAAGGAACCCCCGGTCATTATCAAATATATCATCATCAATCGCTTCAAGGGTGAGAAGCACATGCTGGTGAAGCTGAGTAAGGTGGATGCCAGTGAGATGACAGTAACATTGAGTGAGGACCTGCTCCACAAATATGCCAGGCTGGCCCCACTGAAGGGCTTCTGGCAAGAGAAGCAGCAGAGCCGCCTCCATTCCCTTAGATCCACCCTCTGTCACAAGAAGAACTTCCACCCGAATGGCCTCGAGGCCCCATTCCCAACTCCGCCTCGGAAAAGAAAGTGCAAACTGGCCAACCGCCACAGGATCCAGAGAATCCAAGCCATTGAGCAATCGGCAAACAAACAGGGCTCCTTCTCCTGTGAGCAGAAGCAAGGCAGTGGCAGTAAAGAAGATGCCTGCCAGAAAGGCACACTTCATAGCGGGGCTAGAGCTGCCTCCAGCTCTGCCAGCGAAGTGCATTTCAAGGACGTGGCTGGGCCTGACTCAGTGAAGAACCGATCACAAGACCGAGAGTTCCGGAAAGGGCCAGAGAGGAAAGTGCTCCATCGAATCAAATTTAAGAGCGAAGCCAGGTTAAAAAGCAAGAAGAATAAAGCAGGGCAAGAAAATGGCAAGGCCGCCACTCAGCCAGCCCTGGAAGGCCAAGAAGCAGGCTCCAGTCTGAAGGAGAACATTCGTAGAGCCCCAGAAAGCTCCCACCGATCGCATTGTCGCGAAGATAACACTGCTAAAAATTCTCTCTTCTTACCAGCCACCTGCTCGCCTGACACGCCTCTGCCATCTGCTAATATTGCCACCAATGTCCCCGTTATCCCTGGAGGGTATCTGCAGACATTGTTAGATGCATCAGATTTATCAAATACTACTGCCATCTCCTACTTCACCCACCATCCCCCGGGACAGCATTCTGCTGCCCTTGCCCAACCCGAAAAAGCATTCACATCTCTCCAAACTGGCCAGAGCTGTGTGCTCTCTCCACCTTCTGAGTCTGAGCTGCAGCACTCGCCCCATCCCCTCAAAATGAATGCAAGTCCCTTTGGAAGTGTCTGGTCCATCAAGGCGATGACTAGCCCTCAGGACTTTGTGGCCAGTGCCCCAGGAGAGACGGCCAGGGATCTCTCAGGTAAGTTTGGTGGCTCCGAAACAATTCCAGCAGCGGGTAACCTGTCTGCTGCTATGTATAGCCCAATGGGGAGCAGCAAGCACCCATACCATGCTAAATATATGCAGGACAACCAGCTGCCATCCGATGATGCCTATCAGCCCTGCCATTTCAATAATGCAGAGGGCTGCTTTCCTTTCCAGCGGGGCACGCTCAACACAGACAATGGCCGGCTCATTAGCTTTGATTCCGTGGGCTCGCTGTCAGTCAGCTCAAGCAATTACAGCTCCTTGAGCTTGAAGTCTTGTGAAAAGGAGGGTGACGAGGATATCAATGATGACTTCTTAGCTCACTGCAGCCCCAAGCTGGTGATCCAGCAGAGCATTGACGAGATCTCCCCCCTGAAGGAGTCTACTGACCTCCTGGACATCTCTAACTTCACACCAGACAAGTTCCGCCACTCATCTCTCTCTGAGATGTCCCCACCAGACACCCCTAGCCTTTCTCCACAAATCACGGGCTCAGAGAATGGCAAGACACTAGGGGTGCTAAAGGTGTTCCCAGAGGGCACCCCAGCCACTTTGGGCAATGGAGAGAAGGTCAAGTGGGATTGTGGCAGCCTTTCACACCAAGATGAGACAGGTGATGGATTTACTCTATGTAACCATCAATTTCAGTTCCATATGTTCAATGATGAGGATTCTGTCGGTCTACTCCAAAAAAATCCTTGCCTGTCAACATTTAATGAGCCATCTGGTCAAATTAGCACCAATAGCAAAGTGTCAAAATCGAAAAAGAAAAGTTCACCCAGCAAGAGTGGGGCTACAAACCAAAGCTCTTCCCCAAAAGGCACCAGGAAAAAGGCCTCTAAAGCCAACAATAAAGGAATTGAAAAGTCACCTGGCAAAGCCTCCCGCCAGACTCCCAAGTCAACAAGGAAAGGGAAGTATGCAGCAGCTGTAGCCAATGGCGAGAAAACTCAAGTTGGCATCATCCGAGGAGGTGGTCAGCTCAACAGTGCTGCCACAGGAAAGTTGTTGGCAGGATGTGTACACCACGGTGGCCCTACAGGCCCTGTGAAGATGACGGGCCACAAGGAGTTCTCTGGGGAGTGGGCAATGGGGAAGGACAATGGCACAAGCTGGACTGATGTAGGCATGACCAATGCCAATAACCTCCTGGATGATGACCAGAGAGAATTTGAAGAACCTTCCAACATCTTATCCAACATTGCTTCTGGCATGGCCGACGTGCAGAGATTCATGATGGCCTCCATGGAGCCCCTTTGGAGTCCAGTTGGCCATCATGGAGTTCCTAACACATACCGCTCCCCTGAGTCCAACAGCCTGAAATTAAAAACCCTAAAAATCTTGGCCGGAACACCACAAGAGTCTAAGAAAAAGGCCAATGGTGGCTCACCAGGAACTAGTAAGAACCACAGGTTGCCCAAAAGTTCAAGCAGAAGCAGTGGCAAAGCAGGTGTAGGTGATCCTGGCCGGACAAATGCAGTGGGGTACAACTCAGACATTCACTCTCCCTTCTTGGATAAAAACTATAGCAACCTGAGCACTTTAGGCAATAATGGACCAACACACAAAAAGTTATACCGTCACAAATCCAGCTCAAAAACCCTGAGGGATGAGAATTGTAAGGGCAAACGTCAGGAGCGGGAAGCAGCTCCCAGGGACTCGGCTGGGACATCCACTTTGGAAAAACTGAGGTAA